Proteins encoded within one genomic window of Bemisia tabaci chromosome 2, PGI_BMITA_v3:
- the LOC109031809 gene encoding DNA oxidative demethylase ALKBH2, producing MDPEPPAKKKFKAGNLNSFIKSSRKTANDSSKDESESKIPKSLSPLKWKKVKADNLDLDFCSQFYLKEEADELIRRLETDIEYFTGDLAKVFVFGKWHNVPRKQATFGEPGLSYKFSGISAPSRPWPKVLLEIKEKVSKACSKDFNFVLVNRYNDGNDYMAEHRDNEKELDPHTPIASLSFGQARDFIFTHGSTKKKDKSPNSTKIPPVKFVLNHGSLLLMNHPTNIYWYHSLPRRKTAPGVRINLTFRKVIKSKCS from the exons ATGGATCCTGAACCTCCAgccaaaaagaaatttaaagccGGGAATTTGAACAGTTTCATTAAATCCTCTCGAAAGACTGCGAACGATTCAAGTAAAGATGAAAGTGAATCCAAGATTCCTAAAAGTCTCTCCCCTCTCAAATGGAAGAAGGTCAAAGCAGACAACTTAGATTTAGACTTCTGCTCTCAATTTTATCTCAAAGAAGAAGCTGATGAGTTAATCAGACGGCTGGAAACAGATATTGAATATTTTACTGGAGATTTAGCCAAAGTTTTTGTGTTTGGAAAATGGCATAATGTACCTCGCAAGCAA gcaacTTTTGGAGAGCCAGGTCTGAgctacaaattttcagggatttctGCTCCCTCCCGACCTTGGCCAAAAGTATTACTAGAAATTAAGGAAAAGGTTTCAAAAGCCTGCAGTAAGGACTTCAATTTTGTTCTGGTGAACAG GTACAATGATGGGAATGATTATATGGCTGAACACAGAGACAATGAGAAAGAGTTGGATCCTCATACGCCAATAGCCTCTCTTTCATTTGGTCAAGCGAGAGATTTCATCTTCACCCATGGAAGCACGAAAAAGAAGGATAAGTCACCCAACAGTACCAAAATACCTCCAGTTAAGTTTGTTCTCAATCATGGAAGTCTTCTCCTTATGAATCATCCTACAAATATTTATTGGTATCATTCTTTACCGCGGAGAAAAACAGCTCCTGGAGTAAGAATTAATTTAACTTTTCGAAAGGTCATCAAGAGCAAATGCTCTTGA